In Microcoleus sp. FACHB-672, the genomic stretch TTTCAGAAAAATCTAGCGAAACTGGGGCTTGAATATAGTGGAGAAATTCAAGAATTTATCCAGAGTGTTAGCTGGGCAATTCAGCAAAACAGCCGGGAGTATCAGCAGTGGCGTTTCGCGCAAGAAAAAGCGTTTCAGCAGCAGCTAGCAACTTACAACCGCGAGACACAAATCCAACTGGCAAACGAAAGACGAGAGATTGCCCTCAGATTGCCTGAAGTTGAGAAAATTCTCGATAGCTGGCCTCTACGATTGCTGCCTTCGCAAATTCTCAAATCCCACACCGGCAGCGGCCCGATTCCGTTACGAATTATTGTCGCGCCTCCCAACTTAGAAAGACTAACGGCAACGTTTGAGGATCAATTGGGGCAAGGGCCGGTGATTCCCGATATTGAGCCAAATTTAGCCCAAGGACTGCGAGAATTTCTCAGCGAATATTATCCGCTACACAGCCAAATTAGACCGACAGAATTTTTAGGTGGTGCTTGGGACAGCCGGCGGTTTCAAGGTGAATCTAGCATCAAAGCAGTGTTTGGGATGCTTAAATCTGAACCAACTTTAATTCTGGAGTCAGATATTGAGGGAGATTCTTTAAATTTTCGCATGGCTTATTGGGGCTTATCGCAAGACAATTACTGTTATGAAACGATTGTTAAGCTTCCTTACCGGCATCTAATTTATGAGTCAGCAAAAACGCGTGCTTTGAAGTGGAAAGCAACGCACGATAAACTGCTGGCGATGGGAAAAACTTTTGCAGAGATCGAGCAATTGGGTGGAAATAATGCAATTAACTTAAAAATTCTAGAAGAGGAAGAACAATTAAAACAAGCGGGCATAGATGTGAGCGAACTATCGTTTGCTTATCAAATTAATAGAAAAGATTTTGAAGCGCTTAGTCAGCTATTAACCAGTTGTCACTGTTTAGTTGCCGGCTGGATGGCAGATGTTCACCATTTAGTTTATCATGACGTTTTCCCGCGATTGCCTGAACTGTTGCCCCATGTCTTTCAACAAGCCGCTAACCAACAACTGGTGAAACAGGTAATGCAATCTGCTGTTTCTAGCTATCAGGATGTCTTGAAAACGTTGGCGAACGAGCGCCCTTATTGGGTGCCAGAAATGGCGATGAAATTAGCGAAAAGTCTCACGCAATTGCCAGATAAATCTTGGGCGAAGGAGCAAGTGGAATATTCCTTAACGTCTTGGTTGGAACAGCGCCAGCTACCTCAGCCGGCAGGCGTGAAAGCCTTAGAGGCGATGAAGTCTGCTGTGGCGAAAGAAGATCGGGAGTATTTAGAGCAGCTGAAGGAATGTTTGCAGGCTTTGGGGGATGATCTGGCGGTTGCCCAAGTGGAGAGCCTGCTGAGCGGCATGGCAAGCTTAGGGGGGAAATTCAACCTGGAAAAACTTGTTCTGTCGCACAGCGTCAGCGGGGTTTCGGGCCGGCCCACCGGCGTCGCTATCAGTCCGGATGGTCAAGTGTTTAGCGGTGGGGTTGAGAAAAATGTAATTGGACTTTGGCATCTAAAAACCGGCCAGCAGACTTATCAGTTTACAAGTCATGCCGGCCAAGTGTTGGCCCTCAGCATCAGTCCAGACGGTAAAATTCTCGCCAGCAGTGATAAAACTGAGCAGAGAAGTCATATTTATATCTGGGATCTGCACTCCGGCAAATTGCTTCGCACTCTTTTCGGGCATAAAAAGTCAATTCACGCTCTCGCGCTTAGTCCGGATGGTCAAACTTTAGCCAGCGGCTCTCACAAAATCAAAATTTGGAACCTACAAACCGGGGAGCCGGTGCGAACTTTATTCGGCCATAAAGAATGGGTTTATTCTATAGCAATTAGTTCTGATGGCGAGACGCTGGTGAGTGCGAGCGCAGATAAAACGATTAAAATTTGGCACCCGAAAACTGAACAGTTGCGCCATACCCTTAGAGGTCATTCAGCGTCGGTTTATTCAGTGGTAATTGCACCAGATGGGGAGACGTTGGTGAGTGCCGGCGCAGATAAAACGATTAAGGTTTGGAATTTGCAAACCGGCAAGCTATTACGCACACTTAGCGGTCATTCGGGAGCGGTTTATTCGGTGGCGATTGCTCCTGATGGGGAGACGTTGGTGAGTGCCGGTGCGGATAAAACCATTAAAATTTGGAATTTACAAACCGGCCAAGAATGCCATACACTTAGCGGTCATTCGGGAGCGGTTTATTCGGTGGCGATTGCTCCTGATGGGGAAACACTGGTGAGTGCCGGTGCGGATAAAACCATTAAAATTTGGAGGACAATCGTTTAGTTAAAACGACTGAGTTGTAACAATTATTCTGACTGATGGATAGGAATTTCTAGCACAAATTGTGTTCCCTGTCCGGGTGATGAAATACATTTGAGCCGGCCTCCATGTTTTTCTTCGACAATTTCACGACTAATAGACAAACCCAAGCCGGTGCCTTTGCCAACAGGTTTGGTGGTAAACATTGGCTCAAATAGATGCTTTTGAGTTTCTTGATTGATGCCGGCAGCATTGTCTTTTACCCGAATATCGACATAGTTTCCTTCTAAAACTTCTGTGGAAATCCAAATCGTCGGGGTGTTCTTTGCAGTTCCTTCAATGACTGAAAGTTGGCCGTTAACTACTGCTTCTTCCAAGGCATCAATCGCATTGGCGAGAAGATTCATAAACACTTGATTGAGCTGGCCGGGGTAGCAGTTCACTGCCGGCAAGTTGCCATATTCTTTAATGACTTCAATCGCTGGGTGATTGCTGCTGGCTTTAAGCCGGTGTTGCAAAATTAACAGGGTACTGTCTAACCCTTCGTGAATATTTACCGGCACCTTAGATGAGGTATCCGTTCGGTAAAAGTTTCGTAAGGACACACTTAAACAACGGATACGCTCAGTCCCAAACTTCATTGAATTGAGGATTTGAGGAATGTCTTCTACTATATACTCTAACTCAATACTCTCTGCGTGTTCTTCAATTTTTGGCAATGAATTTGGGTAATGCTGCTGATAGAGTTGCAAGTGATTAATTAAGTCTGTACTCGCAGTTACCATGTGTGAGAGATTGCCAGAAATCGAGCTAACAGGGTTATTGATTTCATGAGCCACACCGGCTAACAACTGACCGAGTGTTGCAAGTTTCTCACTTTGAATGAGCTGGATTTGTGTTTTTTGAAGGTTTTGCAACGCATTTTTCAGTTCAAGCGTCCGTTCGTCTACCCGTTGTTCTAACTGCTGTGTCAGTTCAATTAGGGCAACTTCTGCTGCCGCACGCGCTTCTACTTCCCGAATGAGTTGTGCGTTTTGCGCGGCTAGTGTTTTGGTCATGTTTCGCAGTTTCAGGTGCAGCCTCACTCTGGCTAGCACTTCTTCCTGCTGAAGCGGCTTGGTGATGTAATCGACTGCCCCTAGAGAAAGCCCTTTGACCTTATCTACTGTATCTGAAAGAGCCGTCATAAAAATTACGGGGATGTCTTTAGTTGATGGAGAAGATTGCAGCCGGCGGCAGGTTTCAAATCCATCAATTCCCGGCATCATCACATCTAACAAGATGATATCGGGCGGATCATATTCTACTTTCCGAAGTGCGCTTTCGCCATCTCGCGCCACCCAGACTTCAAAGCCGGCTTCATCTAGAAAATCGGAAAGTACGCCTAAATTTGCTGGATTATCATCAACGATCAGTACAATTCCGGTTTCTTGGCTGGATTCATTGCTCATATCAGCTATAGAGGCAAAATTGCTAAGAATCATAGAACTATCTCTTTCATTTTTTGCCAGCTTTTGAAAGCAAAATTTTTAAGCGTGTGAGTTTATCTACTTTTTTACGTTAACCCTTACTTTAATTTAATCAGAGATTATTTGCAAGGAGAGGAAAGTTCCCAATTAGTTAGACACTTGTATCTTTTCATCTCTGTACTGACTGAGAAATTCACTTAGCTCTTGCTCCTGAAAATTTTTCGCATATAGGCGTACCTGAGCCAGAAAGGGGAGAAATTTTTCATCCGACTGTTCTAGCAAAGCGGCCTCCTTGAGAACCCCTTTCATATTACCTCGCACTGCTAGCTGAAACAAAGTTTCTATTTGCTCAGGTGAGGGGGAAATCAATTTAGTTTTTGTCAATACTTCTTTACAATTCGCATCAACCACCTGAGCGGGAACCCTTAATTCTTTATAAAACAATTCCTGTCCTAAATGGCGCTGTAACTTTTCTAACAAATCCTTTGCCTGTACCGGCTTTGCCAGAAAATCATTAGCGCCGGCTTCTAAACTTTGATGCTGGTCAGTTTTCAAGACGCTGGCAGATGAAACAATAATCACCGCATCCTTCAGATGTGAAACTCGGCGAATTTGCTGGGTTAATTCCAATCCATCCATCCCCGGCATCGCTAAATCGGTGATAATTACATCAGGCTGAAACTGAGCCGCTTTGTCTAACCCTTCTTGACCGTTACCGGCTTCTGCGATTTCAAACCCAATGGGTTCTAGCAAATTGGTAATAACCGAGCGATTTTTCCATTGATCATCTACGATGAGAATTTTTCGCTTGCTGCCGGTGATGCCGGTAATTTCTGCTTCAGGGACTGAGCAAACATTGGGTGTAAAGTTGTTGGAGGAAGTTATTTCTTGCTGTTGCGCCGGCTGTTTTTGGAAGGTCTCATAAATCCATTCAATTTGTAAATACTTTTGTAATTTCTGAAGTAACTGCTCCGCTTGAATTGGCTTGGGAATAAAATCATTGCCACCGGCTTCTAAACTTTTGTGCTGATCTTTAGCAAACACGCTTGCAGATGAAACAATCACAACCAAATCCTTAAGCTGTGGAGACACTCGCAGCCGGCGCATCATTTCAAACCCATCAAGTACCGGCATCACTAAGTCGGTAATGATCAAATCAGGCTGAAATTGCAGCGCTTTTTCTAATCCTTCCTCACCATTGCTTGCCTCTGCTACTTCAAACCCAATCGGTTCTAGCAAATTGA encodes the following:
- a CDS encoding response regulator, whose translation is MSNESSQETGIVLIVDDNPANLGVLSDFLDEAGFEVWVARDGESALRKVEYDPPDIILLDVMMPGIDGFETCRRLQSSPSTKDIPVIFMTALSDTVDKVKGLSLGAVDYITKPLQQEEVLARVRLHLKLRNMTKTLAAQNAQLIREVEARAAAEVALIELTQQLEQRVDERTLELKNALQNLQKTQIQLIQSEKLATLGQLLAGVAHEINNPVSSISGNLSHMVTASTDLINHLQLYQQHYPNSLPKIEEHAESIELEYIVEDIPQILNSMKFGTERIRCLSVSLRNFYRTDTSSKVPVNIHEGLDSTLLILQHRLKASSNHPAIEVIKEYGNLPAVNCYPGQLNQVFMNLLANAIDALEEAVVNGQLSVIEGTAKNTPTIWISTEVLEGNYVDIRVKDNAAGINQETQKHLFEPMFTTKPVGKGTGLGLSISREIVEEKHGGRLKCISSPGQGTQFVLEIPIHQSE
- a CDS encoding WD40 repeat domain-containing protein → MEQWIKLLIEYAVPIFNTLMYMRNGQPLSTIHIELDEKHRQAQLMLEYLGNDSHTEDKNGQIFQKNLAKLGLEYSGEIQEFIQSVSWAIQQNSREYQQWRFAQEKAFQQQLATYNRETQIQLANERREIALRLPEVEKILDSWPLRLLPSQILKSHTGSGPIPLRIIVAPPNLERLTATFEDQLGQGPVIPDIEPNLAQGLREFLSEYYPLHSQIRPTEFLGGAWDSRRFQGESSIKAVFGMLKSEPTLILESDIEGDSLNFRMAYWGLSQDNYCYETIVKLPYRHLIYESAKTRALKWKATHDKLLAMGKTFAEIEQLGGNNAINLKILEEEEQLKQAGIDVSELSFAYQINRKDFEALSQLLTSCHCLVAGWMADVHHLVYHDVFPRLPELLPHVFQQAANQQLVKQVMQSAVSSYQDVLKTLANERPYWVPEMAMKLAKSLTQLPDKSWAKEQVEYSLTSWLEQRQLPQPAGVKALEAMKSAVAKEDREYLEQLKECLQALGDDLAVAQVESLLSGMASLGGKFNLEKLVLSHSVSGVSGRPTGVAISPDGQVFSGGVEKNVIGLWHLKTGQQTYQFTSHAGQVLALSISPDGKILASSDKTEQRSHIYIWDLHSGKLLRTLFGHKKSIHALALSPDGQTLASGSHKIKIWNLQTGEPVRTLFGHKEWVYSIAISSDGETLVSASADKTIKIWHPKTEQLRHTLRGHSASVYSVVIAPDGETLVSAGADKTIKVWNLQTGKLLRTLSGHSGAVYSVAIAPDGETLVSAGADKTIKIWNLQTGQECHTLSGHSGAVYSVAIAPDGETLVSAGADKTIKIWRTIV